In the Sphingomonas sp. LM7 genome, one interval contains:
- a CDS encoding pitrilysin family protein — MLAPALPVYAQTAPRPVQTAEDPWLYKGSDLVHDEEWKFGRLPNGVRYAVRKNGVPPGQVSVRVRIDAGSLNEQESERGFAHLLEHLSFRGSTFVPDGESKRIWQRLGVTFGSDSNASTTFTQTVYKLDLPNATSAGLDESFKILTGMMSAPAITQASLDAERPVVLAEAREQPGGQERLQDAMLGLMFAGQPVANRKPIGTTAALTAATPESVNAFHARWYRPDKAVVIVIGDLDTAVLESMVQKHFSTWTATGPTPQSPDFGKPAENHPVAASVVEPAVPPLAMMAIVRPWTVFTDTVIFNQKRMIDLIAIRIINRRLESRARSGGSFVGAGADLSDVARSANVTTVNVMPVGADWQTALRDVRGVIADAQASAPTQAEIDREVAEIESSMKQRIATAPVESGMKLADDLVEAVDINETVTTPEASYDIFKSAVAAKMFTPETVQAASKRVFEGTAVRALVNTHTPDAKLVAKVTAALKTEIAGSGATRKALGDVSFDQLPALGTPGTVTSRAEIVPGLDIEKVVFANGVNLLMRQDSSEVGKVYVNVRFGRGLNALPNRPSAAWAGEMALVASGVGKFGQEELDALVGKRQMGFDFDVAADAFRFGGQTNKEDLTDQLRLFAAKLSAPAWDPNPILRAKTGVLSGYAGLTSSPDAVLGRDLENLLHSGDARWGIPARATIQATTPATFRKLWEPLLASGPIEVEVFGDMDSDATIKAVGETFGALKPRTASTAPAPAITFPAHVAKPVVRTHTGKPDQAAAVIAWPTGAGSEGISESRKLDVLAAVFRDRLIDQLRSQAGMSYSPNVASQWPLGLTGGGKLIALGMIAPDKTDFFFKLARDIAADLTAKPIDSDELNRSLTPIKQQLIRQSSGNMFWMRLVEGGSYDPLRIAAVDTLARDIATTTPAELQALAAKYLRPDKDWTMIVVPKAGAK; from the coding sequence ATGCTCGCACCGGCCCTGCCGGTGTACGCGCAGACTGCGCCGCGGCCGGTCCAGACCGCCGAGGATCCCTGGCTCTATAAGGGCAGCGACCTCGTCCATGACGAAGAATGGAAGTTCGGGCGGCTCCCCAACGGGGTGCGCTATGCGGTGCGCAAGAACGGCGTGCCGCCGGGCCAGGTCTCGGTGCGCGTGCGAATCGATGCGGGCTCGCTCAACGAGCAGGAGAGCGAACGCGGCTTCGCCCATCTCCTCGAGCATCTCTCGTTCCGCGGCTCGACCTTCGTGCCAGATGGTGAATCGAAGCGGATCTGGCAGCGGCTGGGCGTGACCTTCGGCTCGGATTCGAACGCGAGCACCACCTTCACCCAGACCGTCTACAAGCTCGACTTGCCCAACGCGACGAGCGCGGGGCTGGACGAGAGCTTCAAGATCCTCACCGGCATGATGTCCGCGCCGGCGATCACCCAGGCCTCGCTCGATGCCGAGCGGCCCGTGGTGCTGGCCGAGGCGCGCGAGCAGCCGGGCGGGCAGGAGCGGCTCCAGGACGCGATGCTCGGACTGATGTTCGCCGGCCAGCCGGTCGCCAATCGCAAGCCGATCGGCACCACCGCGGCGCTGACCGCGGCGACGCCCGAATCGGTCAATGCCTTCCACGCGCGCTGGTACCGTCCCGACAAGGCAGTGGTGATCGTCATCGGCGATCTCGACACTGCTGTGCTCGAATCGATGGTGCAGAAGCATTTCTCGACCTGGACGGCGACCGGCCCGACGCCGCAGAGCCCCGATTTCGGCAAGCCGGCCGAAAACCATCCGGTCGCCGCCAGCGTCGTCGAGCCCGCGGTGCCGCCGCTGGCGATGATGGCGATCGTGCGGCCCTGGACGGTTTTCACTGACACGGTGATCTTCAACCAGAAGCGGATGATCGACCTGATCGCGATCCGCATCATCAACCGGCGGCTCGAATCGCGTGCGCGCTCGGGCGGCAGCTTCGTCGGCGCGGGGGCGGACCTCAGCGACGTCGCGCGCTCGGCCAACGTCACCACGGTCAACGTGATGCCGGTCGGCGCCGACTGGCAGACTGCACTGCGCGACGTGCGTGGTGTGATCGCCGATGCCCAGGCCAGCGCGCCGACCCAAGCCGAGATCGACCGCGAAGTTGCCGAGATCGAATCGTCGATGAAGCAGCGGATCGCCACCGCGCCGGTCGAATCGGGGATGAAGCTCGCCGACGACCTGGTCGAAGCCGTCGATATCAACGAGACGGTGACCACGCCCGAGGCTTCTTACGATATCTTCAAGTCGGCGGTGGCCGCGAAGATGTTCACGCCGGAAACCGTGCAGGCGGCGTCGAAGCGCGTGTTCGAAGGCACCGCGGTGCGTGCGCTGGTCAACACCCACACCCCCGACGCCAAGCTCGTCGCCAAGGTGACCGCGGCGCTGAAGACCGAAATCGCCGGCAGCGGCGCGACGCGCAAGGCGCTGGGCGACGTCTCGTTCGATCAGCTGCCCGCGCTCGGCACACCCGGCACGGTGACCAGCCGCGCCGAGATCGTGCCGGGGCTCGACATCGAGAAAGTGGTGTTCGCCAACGGCGTCAACCTGCTGATGCGCCAGGATTCGTCCGAAGTCGGCAAAGTCTATGTCAATGTCCGGTTCGGCCGCGGGCTCAACGCACTTCCCAACCGGCCTAGCGCGGCCTGGGCCGGCGAAATGGCGCTGGTCGCCAGCGGCGTCGGCAAGTTCGGACAGGAGGAGCTCGATGCGCTGGTCGGCAAGCGCCAGATGGGCTTCGACTTCGATGTCGCCGCCGACGCGTTCCGCTTCGGTGGCCAGACCAACAAGGAAGACCTGACCGATCAGCTGCGGCTGTTCGCGGCCAAGCTCTCGGCGCCCGCCTGGGATCCCAATCCGATATTGCGCGCCAAGACCGGCGTGCTCTCGGGCTATGCCGGGCTGACCTCGTCGCCCGACGCAGTGCTCGGCCGCGATCTCGAGAACCTGCTCCACTCGGGCGATGCGCGCTGGGGCATTCCCGCCCGCGCGACGATCCAGGCGACCACGCCGGCGACGTTCCGCAAGCTGTGGGAGCCGCTGCTCGCCAGCGGCCCGATCGAAGTCGAAGTGTTCGGCGATATGGATTCGGACGCCACGATCAAGGCAGTTGGCGAGACGTTCGGCGCACTCAAGCCGCGCACCGCCAGCACGGCGCCGGCGCCTGCGATCACCTTCCCGGCGCACGTCGCCAAGCCCGTCGTGCGCACCCACACCGGCAAGCCCGACCAGGCAGCCGCAGTGATCGCCTGGCCGACCGGCGCGGGCAGCGAAGGCATCTCGGAAAGCCGCAAGCTCGACGTGCTCGCCGCAGTGTTCCGCGACCGGCTGATCGATCAGCTGCGCAGCCAGGCGGGGATGAGCTATTCGCCCAACGTCGCCAGCCAATGGCCGCTCGGCCTCACCGGGGGCGGCAAGCTGATTGCGCTCGGCATGATCGCGCCGGACAAGACCGACTTCTTCTTCAAGCTGGCCCGCGACATCGCCGCGGACCTGACCGCCAAGCCGATCGACAGCGACGAGCTCAACCGTTCGCTGACGCCGATCAAGCAGCAGCTGATCCGCCAGTCCAGCGGCAACATGTTCTGGATGCGACTGGTCGAGGGCGGCAGCTACGATCCGCTGCGGATCGCGGCAGTCGATACGCTGGCGCGCGACATCGCGACGACGACGCCGGCAGAGCTCCAGGCGCTGGCCGCAAAATATCTGCGGCCGGACAAGGACTGGACGATGATCGTGGTGCCCAAGGCAGGCGCCAAGTAA
- a CDS encoding quinone-dependent dihydroorotate dehydrogenase: protein MTYPLRPALFALDAETAHRATIAALRMWGGIGAPFSGRSESDASSAVRVAGIDFPNAVGLAAGLDKNAEAIAGLFGLGFGAVEVGTLTLRPQPGNPKPRLFRLAEDEAVINRMGFNNHGLDAALARIAAMPRRAGVLGINVGANKDSTDRVGDYAHSVRKAAPHGDYITINVSSPNTPGLRDLQSRPALDELLAACHAARGDTPLFLKIAPDLDRAGIDGAVRAAIDNRIDALIVSNTTISRPALHSKHAGEAGGLSGAPLRDLALAKLIEAREASGGALPLISAGGIDGPDEAKRRLEAGAVLVQVYSALVYRGPGLARAIVRGLATR from the coding sequence ATGACTTACCCGCTCCGGCCCGCCCTTTTCGCGCTCGATGCAGAGACCGCCCACCGCGCTACGATCGCCGCGCTGCGGATGTGGGGCGGGATCGGCGCGCCGTTTTCGGGACGCTCCGAATCGGACGCATCCTCGGCGGTGCGCGTGGCGGGAATCGACTTCCCCAATGCAGTCGGACTCGCCGCGGGGCTCGACAAGAACGCCGAGGCCATTGCCGGGCTGTTCGGTCTGGGCTTCGGCGCCGTCGAAGTCGGTACGCTCACCCTGCGCCCGCAGCCGGGCAATCCCAAGCCACGGCTGTTCCGGCTGGCCGAGGACGAGGCCGTGATCAACCGGATGGGGTTCAACAATCACGGGCTCGACGCGGCACTGGCGCGGATCGCGGCGATGCCGCGGCGCGCCGGCGTGCTCGGTATCAACGTCGGCGCCAACAAGGATTCGACCGATCGCGTCGGTGATTATGCGCACAGCGTGCGCAAGGCGGCGCCGCATGGCGACTATATCACGATCAACGTCAGCTCGCCCAATACGCCCGGGCTGCGCGATCTCCAGTCGCGGCCGGCCTTGGACGAACTCCTCGCCGCGTGCCACGCGGCGCGGGGCGACACGCCCTTGTTCCTCAAGATCGCCCCCGACCTCGATCGCGCCGGGATCGACGGCGCGGTGCGCGCGGCGATCGACAACCGAATCGATGCGCTGATCGTCTCCAACACCACGATCTCACGGCCCGCACTGCATTCGAAGCATGCAGGCGAGGCCGGCGGGCTCTCGGGTGCGCCTTTGCGCGACTTGGCGCTGGCAAAATTAATCGAGGCGCGCGAGGCGAGCGGCGGCGCACTGCCGCTGATCTCGGCAGGCGGGATCGACGGCCCGGACGAGGCGAAACGGCGGCTGGAGGCGGGCGCAGTGCTCGTCCAGGTGTATAGTGCGCTGGTCTATCGCGGCCCCGGCCTCGCCCGTGCGATCGTGCGCGGGCTGGCGACGCGCTGA
- a CDS encoding DUF1272 domain-containing protein yields the protein MLEMRPDCERCGTDLPADDPGAFICSFECTFCAECADALDENCPNCGGELMDRPTRTGKALERNPASAERKFKG from the coding sequence ATGCTCGAAATGCGGCCCGACTGCGAACGCTGCGGCACCGATCTGCCCGCCGACGATCCCGGCGCGTTCATCTGCTCGTTCGAGTGCACTTTCTGCGCCGAATGCGCCGATGCGCTCGACGAGAATTGCCCGAACTGCGGCGGAGAATTGATGGACCGGCCGACGCGAACTGGTAAGGCGCTGGAGCGCAATCCCGCCTCGGCGGAGCGCAAGTTCAAGGGATAG
- the ggt gene encoding gamma-glutamyltransferase, with translation MKKTVALLIALFLPFAASAQGIVSAADPRAAAAGVEILNKGGTATDAAIATMLALNVVEPQSAGIGGGAFFVVHDAKTRRTITVDGREAAPMAADGHWFYADGKPLGIRDAIPGGRSVGVPGTLRAMALAHDKNGKLPWADLFGPAIRLARDGFPVSPRLANALRAYSSHVSPATRALYAGADGKPLAAGATARNPAQADLLERVAKLGPDSFYVGPQAQKLVDTVNNAARNPSKMTVGDLAAYEAKQRPVLCGTYRRYKICSMAPPSSGGIAVLMTLKQLERFDMAKLGKESPVAWHLFAESTRLAFADRNLYLGDPDFVKVPLKGLLDSRYLASRSALINPKTSIANIVAGTPRGAPPRTRVTPNEVSGTTSLSVADGAGNVAQVTTTIEGGWGSGLSVDGTMLNNELTDFDIVPESDGYFVANRIEGGKRPRSSMAPTIVYGPDGKVRLAIGAAGGPTIIAQVAKAIIGVVDWKLSSQESIALGLLFAPGQVATAERDTQLDAMIPALKALGEQVRSAPLGLKANAVEWVGGRWTGGADPRSEGVVMYQDGVVAPIKRVVPRPDRPSE, from the coding sequence ATGAAAAAAACGGTCGCGTTGCTGATTGCCCTGTTCCTGCCCTTCGCCGCATCGGCGCAGGGAATCGTCAGCGCTGCTGACCCGAGAGCCGCCGCAGCGGGCGTCGAGATACTGAACAAGGGCGGCACCGCGACCGACGCGGCGATCGCGACGATGCTGGCATTGAACGTCGTCGAGCCGCAGAGCGCCGGGATCGGCGGCGGCGCCTTCTTCGTGGTCCATGACGCCAAGACCAGACGGACGATCACCGTCGACGGCCGCGAGGCTGCGCCGATGGCGGCCGACGGGCATTGGTTCTATGCCGACGGCAAGCCGCTGGGCATCCGCGATGCGATCCCCGGCGGACGCAGCGTCGGCGTGCCGGGCACGCTGCGCGCGATGGCGCTGGCGCATGACAAGAACGGCAAGCTGCCCTGGGCGGACCTGTTCGGCCCCGCGATCCGGCTGGCGCGCGACGGCTTCCCGGTCTCGCCACGCTTAGCCAATGCGCTGCGCGCCTATTCAAGCCATGTCTCGCCGGCGACACGCGCGCTCTATGCCGGCGCGGACGGCAAGCCGTTGGCAGCCGGCGCGACCGCGCGCAATCCCGCGCAGGCCGATCTGCTCGAGCGAGTTGCCAAGCTCGGCCCCGACAGCTTCTATGTCGGTCCGCAGGCGCAAAAGCTGGTCGACACGGTCAACAACGCCGCGCGCAATCCTTCGAAGATGACGGTCGGCGATCTCGCGGCGTATGAGGCCAAGCAGCGGCCCGTGCTGTGCGGCACCTATCGCCGCTATAAAATCTGCTCGATGGCGCCGCCGTCGTCGGGCGGCATCGCGGTGCTGATGACCCTCAAGCAGCTTGAACGCTTCGACATGGCGAAGCTCGGCAAGGAGTCGCCGGTCGCGTGGCACCTGTTCGCCGAATCGACGCGCCTCGCCTTTGCCGATCGCAATCTCTATCTCGGCGATCCCGATTTCGTGAAGGTGCCGCTCAAGGGGCTGCTCGACTCGCGCTATCTTGCCAGCCGTTCGGCGCTGATCAACCCCAAGACCAGCATCGCCAACATCGTCGCGGGCACGCCGCGCGGCGCGCCGCCGCGCACGCGGGTCACGCCCAACGAAGTCTCCGGCACCACATCGCTGTCGGTCGCCGACGGTGCCGGCAACGTCGCGCAGGTGACGACGACGATCGAGGGCGGCTGGGGATCGGGGCTGTCGGTGGACGGCACGATGCTTAACAACGAACTCACCGATTTCGACATCGTCCCAGAGAGTGACGGCTATTTCGTCGCCAACCGGATCGAGGGCGGCAAGCGCCCGCGCAGCTCGATGGCGCCGACGATCGTCTATGGCCCCGATGGCAAGGTCCGCCTGGCAATCGGCGCCGCGGGCGGGCCTACGATCATCGCGCAGGTCGCCAAGGCGATCATCGGCGTGGTCGACTGGAAGCTGAGCTCGCAGGAGTCGATTGCACTCGGGCTGTTGTTCGCGCCGGGGCAAGTCGCCACCGCCGAACGCGATACCCAGCTCGACGCGATGATCCCGGCGCTGAAGGCATTGGGCGAGCAGGTCCGCTCGGCACCGCTAGGGCTCAAGGCCAATGCCGTCGAATGGGTCGGCGGCCGCTGGACCGGCGGCGCGGATCCGCGAAGCGAAGGCGTCGTTATGTATCAGGACGGCGTGGTCGCGCCGATCAAGCGCGTCGTGCCGCGGCCGGACCGGCCATCGGAATAA
- a CDS encoding ribonuclease HII yields MLKSGPDLKFERKYKRLHKGHVAGVDEAGRGPLAGPVVAAAVVLDPKCIPEGIDDSKVLTAAKRERLCEELLKCAKVGVGIASVEEIDSLNIFWATMLAMTRAVDALGFVPAFVLVDGNRCPDWDHQSHAVVGGDALCLSIAAASIVAKHRRDCMMAELDALHPGYGWASNKGYGARVHQEALRALGPTPHHRRSFAPVAQAELDFGPRIAAG; encoded by the coding sequence ATGCTTAAGTCTGGGCCTGACCTCAAATTCGAGCGGAAATACAAGCGGCTGCACAAGGGCCATGTCGCCGGCGTGGACGAAGCGGGCAGGGGCCCACTCGCCGGGCCGGTGGTCGCCGCTGCAGTGGTGCTCGATCCCAAATGCATCCCCGAGGGCATCGACGATTCGAAGGTGCTGACCGCCGCCAAGCGCGAGCGGCTGTGCGAAGAATTGCTCAAATGCGCCAAGGTCGGGGTCGGCATCGCGAGTGTCGAAGAGATCGATAGCCTCAACATCTTCTGGGCGACGATGCTGGCGATGACGCGTGCGGTCGATGCACTTGGCTTCGTGCCTGCCTTCGTGCTGGTCGACGGCAATCGCTGCCCCGATTGGGATCATCAGAGTCACGCCGTAGTCGGCGGCGACGCGCTGTGCCTGTCGATCGCCGCAGCCTCGATCGTCGCCAAGCATCGCCGTGACTGCATGATGGCGGAGCTCGACGCGCTCCACCCCGGCTATGGCTGGGCGAGCAACAAGGGCTATGGCGCCAGGGTCCATCAGGAGGCGCTCCGCGCGCTCGGCCCGACGCCGCATCACCGCCGCAGCTTCGCGCCCGTCGCGCAGGCAGAGCTCGATTTCGGGCCTCGCATCGCCGCCGGATAG
- the glmM gene encoding phosphoglucosamine mutase, translating to MARKYFGTDGIRGATNEHPMTAAMAMKVGMAAGAHFVRGDHKHRVVIGKDTRLSGYMLENAMVAGFTSVGMDVVLVGPMPTPAVAMLTQSMRADMGVMISASHNPYADNGIKLFGPDGYKLSDEDELAIEALIDGEVPLAASANIGRARRVEDARGRYTHAAKSTFPGDLTLDGLKVVIDCANGAAYQVAPSALWELGAEVVAIGVTPNGKNINDGVGSTAPDTLCETVVGSGAHIGIALDGDADRLIVVDETGRVIDGDQLMALIAGGWARQGRLAGGGLVTTVMSNLGLERHLAAQGLGMVRTSVGDRYVLEKMRSSGYNVGGEQSGHIILSDYATTGDGLVAALQVLAELVRSGAPASEVLHRFDPLPQILKNVRFKGGKPLEEAQVKDAIAAAEAELHGNGRLVIRASGTEPVIRVMAEGDDRGQVESVVDRVCDAVRAAAA from the coding sequence ATGGCAAGAAAATATTTCGGCACAGACGGAATTCGCGGGGCAACCAACGAGCATCCGATGACCGCGGCAATGGCGATGAAGGTCGGTATGGCCGCCGGCGCGCATTTCGTGCGCGGCGATCACAAGCACCGCGTCGTGATCGGCAAGGACACGCGGCTTTCGGGCTATATGCTCGAAAATGCGATGGTCGCGGGGTTCACCTCGGTCGGCATGGACGTCGTGCTGGTCGGGCCGATGCCTACGCCTGCGGTGGCGATGCTCACTCAGTCGATGCGCGCCGACATGGGCGTGATGATCTCGGCGAGCCACAATCCCTATGCGGATAACGGCATCAAGCTGTTCGGGCCCGACGGCTACAAGCTCTCCGACGAGGACGAGCTGGCGATCGAGGCGTTGATCGACGGCGAGGTGCCGCTGGCCGCATCGGCGAATATCGGCCGCGCCCGCCGCGTCGAGGATGCCCGCGGGCGCTACACCCACGCCGCCAAATCGACTTTCCCCGGTGACCTGACGCTCGACGGGCTCAAGGTGGTGATCGATTGTGCCAATGGCGCAGCGTACCAGGTCGCGCCCTCCGCGCTATGGGAACTCGGCGCCGAAGTCGTCGCGATCGGCGTCACGCCCAATGGCAAGAACATCAACGACGGCGTCGGATCGACGGCGCCGGACACGCTGTGCGAGACGGTGGTCGGCTCCGGCGCGCATATCGGCATCGCGCTGGACGGCGACGCCGACCGGCTGATCGTCGTCGACGAGACCGGCCGGGTGATCGACGGCGACCAGCTGATGGCGCTGATCGCCGGCGGCTGGGCACGCCAGGGCCGGCTTGCCGGCGGTGGGCTGGTCACCACCGTGATGTCCAATCTCGGCCTCGAACGGCACCTTGCCGCGCAGGGGCTGGGCATGGTCCGCACGTCGGTCGGCGACCGCTACGTACTCGAGAAGATGCGCTCGTCGGGCTACAATGTCGGCGGCGAGCAATCGGGCCATATCATCCTTTCCGATTATGCCACTACCGGCGACGGGCTGGTCGCCGCGCTGCAGGTACTCGCCGAACTGGTCCGCTCGGGCGCGCCGGCCAGCGAAGTGCTCCACCGCTTCGATCCACTGCCGCAGATTCTCAAGAATGTCCGCTTCAAGGGCGGCAAACCGCTCGAGGAAGCGCAGGTCAAGGATGCCATCGCTGCCGCCGAGGCCGAGCTCCACGGCAATGGCCGCCTGGTGATCCGCGCCTCGGGCACCGAACCGGTGATCCGCGTGATGGCCGAAGGCGACGATCGCGGCCAGGTCGAGAGCGTGGTCGATCGGGTTTGCGATGCAGTGCGCGCGGCGGCGGCGTGA
- the thiD gene encoding bifunctional hydroxymethylpyrimidine kinase/phosphomethylpyrimidine kinase, with the protein MTPRILIIAGSDSGGGAGIQADIKTVTMLGGHATTAITAITAQNTLGVAGVHPVPTDMVIAQIDAVVRDIGVDAVKIGMIGSARTALAVAEKLAELPRVPVVFDPVMVATSGATLADDATIAAFERLMDRATVVTPNLPELDALGGSPAALLKAHGCAVLVKGGHGTESQVTDRLHSANPDDPPEIEWSDPRIETQATHGTGCTLSSAIACGLAQEWDLPEAVTRARRFVRIAMREAPDLGRGHGPMGQQAVRLDLNMSFFEPMLNQVTVPARDLAASERFYRLLGLRQVVRAAPRYARFETEGGATFSIATDEAYTAPVAYFECGDLDVTVAYLQQQGIKFEGEPKDEPWGWREARLRDPAGNAIRLYQAGEMRRFPPWRLDDA; encoded by the coding sequence GTGACGCCGCGTATCCTGATCATTGCCGGTTCGGACTCGGGCGGCGGCGCGGGTATCCAGGCCGATATCAAGACCGTCACCATGCTCGGCGGCCACGCGACGACTGCGATCACCGCGATCACCGCGCAGAACACGCTGGGCGTCGCTGGCGTCCACCCGGTGCCGACCGACATGGTCATCGCCCAGATCGACGCAGTAGTGCGCGATATCGGCGTCGATGCCGTCAAGATCGGCATGATCGGATCGGCGCGCACTGCGCTGGCAGTGGCCGAGAAGCTCGCAGAGTTGCCACGCGTGCCGGTGGTGTTCGATCCGGTCATGGTCGCGACCAGCGGCGCGACGCTCGCCGACGATGCGACGATCGCGGCATTCGAGCGGCTGATGGACCGCGCGACCGTCGTCACCCCCAACCTCCCGGAACTCGACGCGCTCGGCGGCAGCCCCGCCGCGCTGCTAAAGGCACATGGCTGCGCCGTGCTGGTCAAGGGCGGCCACGGAACCGAGTCGCAGGTCACCGACCGGCTCCATTCGGCCAATCCCGACGATCCTCCCGAGATCGAATGGAGCGATCCGAGGATCGAGACGCAAGCGACCCACGGCACCGGCTGCACGCTCTCCTCGGCGATCGCCTGCGGGCTGGCACAGGAGTGGGACCTGCCCGAGGCGGTGACGCGCGCGCGTCGCTTCGTGCGGATCGCGATGCGCGAGGCGCCGGACCTGGGCCGCGGCCATGGCCCGATGGGGCAACAGGCGGTGCGGCTCGATCTCAACATGAGCTTCTTCGAGCCGATGCTGAACCAGGTGACGGTGCCGGCGCGCGATCTCGCGGCGAGCGAGCGCTTTTATCGCCTGCTCGGGCTGCGACAGGTGGTCCGTGCCGCCCCGCGCTATGCCCGGTTCGAGACCGAAGGCGGCGCGACCTTCTCGATCGCCACCGACGAAGCCTATACTGCGCCGGTCGCCTATTTCGAATGCGGCGACCTCGACGTGACCGTCGCCTATCTCCAGCAACAGGGGATCAAGTTCGAAGGCGAGCCCAAGGACGAGCCCTGGGGCTGGCGCGAGGCGCGGCTGCGCGATCCCGCGGGCAATGCGATTCGTCTCTATCAGGCTGGCGAGATGCGCCGCTTTCCGCCATGGCGCCTCGACGATGCTTAA
- a CDS encoding long-chain fatty acid--CoA ligase encodes MRKLERFDNLVQMFFTRAREKGDKPFLWHKAEGKWQPTSWAEAARQVASLATALQALGLRNGDRVMLVSENRPEFCITDLAIMAAGCVTVPTYTTNTERDHLHIIENSGACAIVVSNTKLAKTLLPAAIRSSSARMVIGIDDVRVGQSGSMDFHDWKDLVANHPADPEVVAARASFKREELACIIYTSGTGGSPRGVMQHHGAILHNVNGCCTIISEDFGWEDEVFLSFLPLSHAYEHTGGQHFPIGLGAEIYYSEGLEKLASNIEEVRPTIMVVVPRLFEVLRTRISKQIEKQGRLASYLLDRAVSIGGKRAAGGVPLHDQPMSLILKATLLPKISKRFGGRIKAMVSGGAPLNPEVGIFFESIGLTFLQGYGQTEAAPVISCNRPSAGLRHDTVGPPLPDVEVRIAEDGEILVRGELVMHGYWRNEEETNRVLKDGWLHTGDIGVIDDRGRIKITDRKKDIIVNDKGDNVAPQKVEGMLTLQPEIVQAMIAGDKKPYMTAVIVPDPEWVQEWCARTATKCNFRDLSHDPDFKAALGAAVERVNRDLSVIERVRKFTLADGPFTIENEQLTPSLKIRRHVLRQVYGERLDALY; translated from the coding sequence ATGCGTAAGCTCGAACGGTTCGACAACCTAGTCCAGATGTTCTTCACGCGGGCACGCGAGAAGGGCGACAAGCCGTTTCTCTGGCACAAGGCCGAGGGCAAGTGGCAGCCGACCAGCTGGGCGGAGGCAGCGCGACAGGTCGCCAGCCTGGCCACGGCACTGCAGGCACTGGGCCTTCGGAACGGCGACCGGGTGATGCTGGTTTCGGAGAACCGGCCGGAATTCTGCATCACCGATCTGGCGATCATGGCCGCAGGCTGCGTGACCGTGCCGACCTACACCACCAACACCGAGCGCGATCACCTGCACATCATCGAGAATTCGGGCGCCTGTGCGATCGTCGTCTCGAACACCAAGCTCGCCAAGACGCTGCTGCCCGCCGCCATCCGATCGTCCTCGGCGCGGATGGTAATCGGCATCGACGATGTCCGCGTCGGCCAGTCGGGCTCGATGGACTTCCACGACTGGAAGGATCTGGTCGCAAACCATCCCGCCGATCCCGAGGTGGTCGCCGCGCGCGCATCGTTCAAGCGCGAGGAACTGGCGTGCATCATCTACACCAGCGGCACCGGCGGCTCCCCGCGCGGCGTGATGCAGCATCACGGCGCGATCCTCCACAACGTCAATGGCTGCTGCACGATCATTTCGGAGGATTTCGGCTGGGAGGACGAGGTGTTCCTCTCCTTCCTGCCGCTATCCCATGCCTATGAGCATACCGGCGGACAGCATTTCCCGATCGGGCTCGGCGCGGAAATCTATTATTCCGAAGGGCTGGAAAAGCTCGCCTCCAACATCGAGGAGGTCCGCCCGACGATCATGGTGGTGGTGCCGCGGTTGTTCGAAGTGCTGCGAACCCGCATCTCCAAACAGATCGAGAAGCAGGGCCGGCTCGCCAGCTATCTGCTCGACCGCGCGGTCTCGATCGGCGGCAAGCGTGCCGCGGGCGGCGTGCCGCTCCACGACCAGCCGATGAGCCTGATCCTCAAGGCGACGCTGCTGCCCAAGATCTCGAAGCGCTTCGGCGGGCGGATCAAGGCGATGGTATCAGGCGGCGCGCCGCTCAATCCCGAAGTCGGCATCTTTTTCGAATCGATCGGCCTCACCTTCCTGCAGGGCTATGGCCAGACCGAGGCTGCGCCGGTGATCTCGTGCAATCGCCCCAGCGCGGGCCTGCGCCACGACACCGTCGGCCCCCCGTTGCCCGATGTCGAAGTCCGCATCGCCGAGGATGGCGAGATCCTGGTGCGCGGCGAGCTGGTCATGCACGGCTATTGGCGCAACGAGGAGGAGACCAATCGCGTCCTAAAGGACGGCTGGCTCCACACCGGCGATATCGGCGTCATCGACGATCGCGGCCGCATCAAGATCACCGACCGCAAGAAGGACATCATCGTCAACGACAAGGGCGACAATGTCGCGCCGCAAAAGGTGGAAGGGATGCTCACCCTGCAGCCCGAGATCGTCCAGGCGATGATCGCGGGCGACAAGAAACCGTACATGACCGCAGTGATCGTCCCCGATCCCGAATGGGTGCAGGAATGGTGCGCGCGCACCGCGACCAAGTGCAATTTCAGAGATCTTTCGCACGATCCCGATTTCAAGGCGGCGCTCGGCGCAGCGGTCGAGCGCGTGAACAGGGACCTGTCGGTGATCGAGCGGGTGCGCAAGTTCACCCTCGCCGACGGGCCATTCACGATCGAGAATGAGCAGCTGACGCCCAGCCTGAAGATCCGCCGCCATGTGCTGCGGCAAGTCTATGGCGAAAGGCTGGACGCGCTGTATTGA